A region from the Rosa rugosa chromosome 6, drRosRugo1.1, whole genome shotgun sequence genome encodes:
- the LOC133718323 gene encoding transcription factor bHLH130-like, whose amino-acid sequence MSSLLYSPNFKSSEAELRKNHGEFLDSSNGFQQLQSQQQSSGLMRYRSAPSSLLLDLVDNNGGAGCEDFRDLRYPRPSSPEVETVLARFISSCNAPDTDNGSNNSTHHLFQERPVKQEAGDSVSKQSGYSNSPQMMYHTQQVHPLDNASSFGAFKSTVLENTMESKMGVGNHSNLVRQSSSPAGFFPNLNVDNGFNLMKDASSFGVGNGTNGEASPSASRLNTQFSFSSAASPPYSRESRRLPRIAEIGNGNIGEVSEPDQSLGNATNGSSSHYIPDYSNDTWDNSAFHDLKRGRDNDGNKFSTTTALDTQNVDFGHRSYALTHHLSLPKHFEMPAMDKLLHFQDSIPCKIRAKRGFATHPRSIAERMRRTRISERMRKLQDLFPNMDKQINTAEMLELAVEHIKDLQKQVKTLRDTKAKCSCSSKQKHN is encoded by the exons ATGAGTAGCCTTTTGTACAGTCCAAACTTTAAGTCTTCCGAAGCAGAGTTGAGGAAGAACCACGGAGAATTCTTGGATTCATCAAATGGTTTCCAACAACTACAGTCACAGCAACAGAGCTCTGGCCTAATGCGGTATCGGTCTGCTCCGAGCTCACTTTTGCTGGACCTTGTTGACAACAATGGCGGTGCTGGATGTGAGGATTTTCGAGATCTTCGATATCCTCGACCTTCCAGCCCCGAAGTGGAAACCGTCTTGGCAAGGTTCATTTCCTCATGTAATGCACCTGATACTGACAATGGTTCCAATAATAGTACGCACCATCTGTTCCAAGAaaggcctgtgaagcaagaagCAGGGGACTCTGTTTCGAAACAGAGCGGTTACTCAAATTCTCCTCAGATGATGTACCACACTCAACAAGTTCATCCTTTGGATAATGCCTCCTCCTTTGGTGCTTTCAAATCTACCGTCTTGGAGAACACAATGGAATCGAAAATGGGTGTTGGAAATCACTCTAATCTTGTTAGGCAAAGTAGCTCTCCAGCTGGATTCTTCCCCAACTTAAACGTTGACAATG GCTTCAATCTGATGAAAGATGCTTCAAGTTTTGGAGTAGGCAATGGTACAAATGGAGAAGCTAGTCCATCAGCTTCTAGGTTGAATACCCAATTTAGTTTCTCCTCTGCTGCATCACCTCCCTACTCAAGAGAGTCCAGACGTTTGCCTCGAATTGCTGAAATTGGGAATGGAAACATAGGAGAGGTTAGTGAACCGGATCAAAGCTTAGGAAATGCTACTAATGGTAGCAGTTCACATTACATACCTGACTATTCAAATGATACGTGGGACAATTCTGCATTTCATGACCTCAAAAGAGGCAGAGATAATGATGGGAACAAGTTTTCTACTACGACTGCATTGGACACCCAG aATGTGGATTTTGGACACCGCAGTTACGCTCTTACTCATCATTTGAGCTTGCCTAAACATTTTGAGATGCCTGCTATGGATAAGCTTCTACATTTTCAAGATTCCATTCCATGTAAAATTCGTGCCAAAAGAGGCTTCGCGACTCACCCACGAAGCATTGCAGAGAGG ATGAGAAGAACGCGGATCAGTGAAAGAATGAGGAAACTGCAAGATCTTTTCCCAAACATGGACAAG CAAATAAACACAGCCGAAATGTTGGAGTTGGCAGTTGAGCACATTAAAGACCTGCAGAAACAGGTTAAG ACACTCAGGGATACAAAGGCGAAGTGCAGTTGTTCAAGTAAACAGAAACACAATTAA
- the LOC133714490 gene encoding uncharacterized protein LOC133714490, protein MASVRPRLGSDEGRGRSSWRIEAAKGGYESGEEARDPGGEVKPLTAEELEQYKSISESSDSDSDDGLEDEEDDDDDDEDEDDDDDVQEVAQSSGGPPVQSIDDEDDEEDEEDAEGGDDDDDDGEGDDDDGEGEDEVTGALRAGAVEYPERLGQPVCQYYMRTGMSKFGATCKYHHPKQGGGSAAHVSLNYYGYPLRLDGANESNVEVSKREKARLVYYWGPIHYCGSVH, encoded by the exons ATGGCTTCagttaggcctcgtttg GGCTCCGACGAAGGTAGGGGACGAAGCAGCTGGCGGATCGAGGCGGCGAAGGGAGGCTACGAATCCGGCGAGGAAGCGCGAGACCCAGGCGGAGAAGTGAAGCCTTTGACTGCCGAGGAATTGGAGCAGTACAAGTCCATTTCGGAGTCCTCCGACTCTGACTCCGACGACGGCCTCGAAGACGAGGAAGATGACGACGATGACGATGAGGATGAAGATGACGACGACGATGTCCAGGAGGTCGCACAGTCCTCCGGTGGCCCTCCGGTTCAGTCAATAGACGATGAGGACGACGAAGAAGACGAGGAAGACGCTGAAGGAGGcgatgacgacgacgacgacggcgAGGGAGATGACGACGACGGCGAGGGCGAGGATGAG GTTACCGGAGCTCTGAGAGCTGGGGCGGTGGAGTACCCCGAGCGACTGGGCCAGCCTGTGTGCCAG TACTAtatgaggacggggatgtccaaattTGGCGCCACTTGTAAGTATCACCATCCTAAGCAGGGAGGAGGCTCTGCGGCCCATGTATCACTAAATTACTATGGATACCCATTACGACTG GATGGAGCTAATGAAAGCAATGTTGAAGTGAGCAAACGCGAGAAGGCCAGgctagtatactactgggggccaatacaCTACTGCGGATCAGTACACTAA
- the LOC133714849 gene encoding SURP and G-patch domain-containing protein 1-like protein, translating to MDKGVTPSLFVNDGSFLERFKQLQQEKENERGAAVEDSKLGKAVSGNLTIGKTSTESKANDTRKTTHAASGGKLAFSLKQKSKIVAPPVKLGADEDEDGADIVNVSGDATTKRQKLGQPDAAEESSGQVDVAPPSPSDSTVKIVADKLASFVAKHGRQFEHITRQKNPGDNPFKFLFDESCADYKYYEYRLADEEKALRQTREFESSRNGGSSMSTSKSTSGSQRSTLKHPSYQTPASALYEATEDPTYGTSLGRTGESSGPTGADPIAMMEFYVKKAAQEERKRQPKQSKDEMPPPASLQAPSLKKGHHMGDYIPQEELEKFMAACNDAAAQKAAKEAADRAKIQADNVGHKLLSKMGWKEGEGLGSSRRGISDPIMAGNVKKDNLGVGAQQPGEVTPEDDIYEQYKKRMMLGYRHRPNPLNNPRKAYY from the exons ATGGACAAAGGAGTGACTCCTAGCCTCTTTGTTAATGATGGTTCATTCCTGGAAAGGTTCAAACAACTTCAACAAGAGAAGGAAAATGAGAGGGGCGCTGCAGTAGAGGATTCTAAGCTAGGTAAAGCTGTTTCAGGGAACCTTACCATTGGTAAAACCAGTACTGAATCGAAGGCTAATGATACACGCAAGACCACGCATGCTGCTTCGGGTGGTAAACTTGCTTTCAGCTTGAAACAGAAGTCAAAGATTGTGGCCCCTCCTGTTAAGTTAGGAGCAGATGAGGATGAAGATGGAGCAGATATTGTAAATGTTTCTGGTGATGCAACAACTAAACGACAAAAGTTGGGTCAGCCAGATGCGGCAGAGGAATCTTCTGGACAAGTGGATGTTG CACCACCTTCCCCAAGTGATTCTACAGTGAAGATAGTTGCTGACAAACTAGCAAGTTTTGTGGCTAAACATGGAAGGCAATTTGAGCATATTACACGACAAAAAAATCCAGGAGATAACCCCTTCAA ATTTTTATTTGATGAGAGCTGTGCTGATTACAAGTATTATGAATATCGGCTTGCTGATGAGGAGAAAGCCCTCAGACAGACCAGGGAGTTTGAATCATCACGTAATG GAGGTTCAAGCATGTCAACTTCTAAATCCACAAGTGGTTCCCAAAGGTCTACTTTGAAGCATCCAAGTTATCAAACTCCTGCCTCTGCATTGTATGAAGCCACCGAGGATCCAACATATGGGACTTCATTGGGAAGGACAG GTGAGTCTAGTGGGCCAACAGGTGCAGATCCTATTGCCATGATGGAATTCTATGTGAAAAAGGCAGCacaagaagagaggaagagacaACCTAAACAGTCAAAAGATGAAATGCCCCCACCTGCATCTCTTCAAG CGCCTTCGCTTAAAAAAGGTCACCACATGGGCGATTACATCCCACAAGAAGAGCTGGAGAAGTTCATGGCTGCTTGTAATGATGCAGCTGCGCAGAAAGCTGCCAAAGAAGCTGCAGATAGGGCCAAAATACAGGCTGATAATGTGGGTCATAAACTCTTGTCTAAAATGGGTTGGAAAGAAG GTGAGGGTCTGGGAAGCTCCAGAAGAGGAATTTCAGATCCCATTATGGCAGGTAATGTCAAGAAGGACAATTTGGGGGTTGGTGCTCAACAACCTGGAGAGGTGACTCCTGAAGATGATATATACGAGCAGTACAAGAAGCGGATGATGCTTGGTTACCGTCACAGACCTAATCCTCTG AACAATCCGCGTAAAGCATACTATTGA